From Phragmitibacter flavus, the proteins below share one genomic window:
- the mobF gene encoding MobF family relaxase: MLRVVAHTSAAAARKYYAEGLKREDYYSEKQEIVGKWHGKAATLLGISGDVDKEHFAALVENRHPLTGEKLTPRTKDGRRVGYDLNFHAPKSLSVLYALTQDKEVLKAFRQAVADTMTELEERAETRVRKKGAQASRLTGNLAWAEFIHFTSRPVGGIPDPHLHAHCFTFNATFDQNEDRWKAAEFGAIKREAHYAEAAFHSRLAGALAAQGYEISRRKAGWEIKGMPASVIAKFSRRTAQIERMADEMGIKDAKAKDALGAATREGKRHGLTFSDLLAAWSVRLTDDEKAQISKVCYDKGHATVAKISAVEAVDYAMAKLFERQSVVERGHILAAALRFGAGDTSPQAIKAEFERRGLIGRKVGEEHLCTSVAVLAEEVALIGFVRTGRNSAMPLGGKGRLAISEKLSDEQRAAVKHLLTSRDQVMAIRGGAGVGKTTLMKDAVAAIEARGLKVFAFAPSAVASRETLREAGFAGADTVAHLMLNEKMQKQVQGQVIWVDEAGLLGVRDLWRIMEIAGPNTRVILTGDTAQHSPVARGDAFRLLQKHAGLRVAEVTEIRRQEIEDYKKAIEAISKGDLRTGFRRLEALGAFVEIEDEATRHKELAADYLALSKRGEPPLVVSPTHLESAKVTNAIREARRDAGQLGPERHVLQYQNLQWEEAERQLPENYRAGLVVQFHQNAKGIMRGAIFRVVGQGEDGSIQMQNRSGDVMTLPIKDAAKYLVYEERELALAKGDRIRITRNGESENGKRLNNGNVLTVEKFGKQGQIILSNGAVLDANHGHIAHGYCQTSHSSQSKSVQDVLIAQSADSFKAASREQFYVSCSRGKQTVRIYTDNRSDLQQAVGNSSTRMSGVELAELTSKDLSGFMSSEMGAKQWRDAIKSRRGLDGSKTFVEQLVEQRKTDPTLKKEEGISWKGYIEMRRNLVGADGKNRSKGHPAGQQKAGAAKGKTTPKRSEHSEARVAELKAAQEAKKSQTPPKKETPKGRLVKAYESAASHFKKVADKVRGSAKQKAEKKEVRMGKTTAKPLQENNAGRAADHTARAKTAKAGKEKAKAAQQQKAQSRKAPVQTPKK; encoded by the coding sequence AACCGGCATCCGCTCACCGGGGAGAAGCTGACACCCCGCACCAAGGACGGTCGCCGGGTTGGCTACGACCTCAACTTTCATGCGCCAAAAAGTCTCTCGGTGCTTTATGCCCTGACTCAGGACAAGGAGGTGCTAAAGGCGTTTCGGCAGGCGGTTGCAGACACGATGACGGAACTTGAGGAGAGGGCGGAAACGCGGGTTCGGAAAAAAGGGGCGCAGGCGAGCCGCCTCACCGGGAACCTCGCCTGGGCGGAATTTATCCACTTCACTTCGCGTCCGGTAGGCGGTATTCCAGACCCTCACCTGCACGCCCACTGCTTCACCTTCAACGCAACTTTTGACCAAAATGAAGACCGCTGGAAAGCGGCGGAATTTGGAGCCATCAAACGCGAAGCCCATTATGCAGAAGCAGCCTTTCATTCCCGGCTGGCCGGTGCGCTTGCTGCGCAAGGTTATGAAATTTCGCGCCGAAAAGCTGGCTGGGAAATCAAGGGGATGCCCGCCAGCGTCATAGCCAAGTTCTCGCGGCGAACCGCGCAGATTGAGCGGATGGCCGATGAAATGGGTATCAAGGATGCCAAGGCAAAGGATGCGCTCGGAGCTGCAACCCGCGAGGGAAAACGGCACGGCCTGACTTTTTCAGACCTGCTGGCGGCGTGGAGTGTCCGCCTCACCGATGACGAAAAAGCGCAAATCTCAAAGGTTTGTTATGACAAGGGACATGCAACGGTAGCCAAAATCTCTGCCGTTGAAGCCGTGGATTATGCCATGGCGAAGCTGTTTGAACGCCAGTCCGTGGTCGAGCGCGGCCATATTCTGGCGGCTGCACTCCGTTTCGGGGCAGGGGACACCAGTCCCCAAGCCATCAAAGCGGAGTTCGAAAGGCGCGGCCTGATTGGCCGGAAAGTCGGGGAGGAGCATCTTTGCACATCGGTTGCCGTGCTGGCCGAAGAGGTCGCCCTGATCGGATTCGTCAGAACAGGCCGGAATTCTGCCATGCCGCTTGGCGGCAAAGGCAGGTTGGCCATTTCAGAAAAGCTCTCTGACGAACAGAGGGCGGCGGTCAAGCATCTGCTAACCAGCCGGGATCAGGTGATGGCAATACGCGGCGGGGCTGGGGTTGGCAAAACCACACTTATGAAGGATGCGGTCGCTGCCATTGAGGCGCGTGGCCTGAAAGTGTTCGCCTTTGCTCCTTCTGCCGTCGCTTCCCGCGAGACCTTACGCGAAGCGGGGTTCGCTGGTGCTGACACGGTCGCGCATCTGATGCTGAATGAGAAGATGCAAAAGCAGGTTCAGGGGCAGGTGATATGGGTCGATGAAGCGGGGTTGCTTGGGGTTCGTGACCTGTGGCGTATTATGGAGATCGCCGGGCCAAATACCCGCGTCATCCTGACGGGTGACACAGCGCAGCATTCGCCTGTCGCAAGGGGGGATGCGTTCAGGCTCCTGCAAAAACATGCTGGCCTTAGGGTGGCAGAAGTGACGGAGATCCGCAGGCAGGAGATCGAGGACTACAAAAAGGCCATTGAAGCCATCAGCAAAGGAGACCTCCGAACTGGATTCAGGCGCCTCGAAGCTCTTGGGGCTTTCGTCGAGATCGAAGATGAGGCAACCCGGCACAAGGAGCTTGCTGCTGATTACCTTGCTCTCAGCAAACGGGGAGAACCGCCGTTGGTGGTTTCGCCGACTCATCTTGAGAGTGCTAAGGTGACGAACGCCATTCGTGAGGCGCGGCGGGACGCTGGTCAGCTCGGACCAGAAAGGCATGTTCTTCAATACCAAAATCTACAGTGGGAAGAGGCTGAACGGCAGCTTCCTGAGAATTACCGTGCCGGTCTGGTGGTGCAGTTCCACCAAAATGCCAAGGGCATCATGCGAGGAGCGATATTCCGTGTTGTGGGGCAGGGCGAAGATGGCTCTATCCAGATGCAGAACCGCTCCGGGGACGTGATGACGCTGCCCATCAAAGACGCTGCCAAATACCTTGTTTATGAGGAGCGCGAGCTTGCCCTTGCAAAGGGAGACCGCATCCGAATCACGAGGAACGGGGAAAGCGAGAATGGCAAGCGCCTGAATAATGGCAATGTGCTGACTGTCGAAAAGTTTGGCAAACAAGGGCAAATTATCCTCAGTAACGGGGCAGTCCTTGATGCCAATCACGGTCATATTGCGCATGGATATTGCCAGACATCGCATTCAAGCCAGAGCAAAAGTGTTCAGGATGTGCTGATTGCGCAGAGTGCGGATTCGTTCAAAGCGGCATCGCGTGAACAGTTTTATGTTTCGTGCAGCCGGGGCAAACAAACGGTCAGGATTTATACTGACAACCGCAGTGACTTGCAGCAAGCTGTCGGCAATTCCTCTACCCGCATGTCTGGCGTGGAACTGGCGGAACTGACTTCAAAAGACCTTTCCGGATTCATGAGCAGCGAAATGGGAGCCAAACAATGGAGGGACGCCATCAAGAGCCGCAGGGGGCTGGATGGCTCGAAAACCTTCGTTGAGCAGCTTGTCGAGCAGCGGAAGACCGATCCTACGCTCAAGAAAGAGGAAGGCATCTCGTGGAAGGGATATATTGAGATGCGCCGGAACCTGGTCGGGGCGGATGGAAAGAACCGATCCAAGGGGCATCCAGCCGGTCAGCAGAAAGCTGGTGCGGCCAAGGGTAAAACCACACCAAAGCGCAGCGAGCATTCAGAGGCTCGGGTTGCAGAATTGAAAGCAGCCCAGGAAGCTAAAAAATCACAAACTCCGCCAAAGAAAGAGACTCCTAAGGGGCGTCTGGTGAAGGCATATGAATCAGCCGCCAGCCATTTCAAGAAAGTGGCTGACAAGGTGCGCGGGAGCGCGAAGCAGAAGGCAGAGAAGAAAGAAGTCAGGATGGGCAAAACGACTGCGAAGCCGTTGCAGGAAAACAACGCGGGCAGGGCAGCGGATCATACTGCACGCGCAAAGACTGCCAAAGCTGGCAAAGAGAAGGCAAAGGCTGCACAACAACAAAAGGCTCAGTCGCGGAAGGCACCGGTGCAAACCCCTAAAAAGTGA
- a CDS encoding TolB family protein, translating into MNWLLIKKFPKFAIAAAVLIVGNGLFFLWLLSRSPETPPASVQPVAAVEPQKQIIEEKVASLPAKMGWLAMVGSDLYDVSTGERIFQNWIGGIPQKLFYQQETNKLMVQVERGVIRYGIDGKKDAAMGETSPPAFSQDGKKAMFIRDGDIWLADVDWKAFAFINERQATKFGEFHAGFFAANLQLHSENALAVRHNNDFLHVDLRTGEIKKVKIPQMHLMKRRSPDGRLVFGEDRGKLILFDVEGASASAISGVQQRAVDFQWIDNDTCAFIHGGGSIVSVYDRQSGSVKQAATLPFNCNKMAGPSPDGRYVLCAGNRGIAVVDLEGKKASDFGMPAQHFGWVSNNTLIYSRDMPDTATRGTWLQTIGEPERQVMGDPYMVGSDGGAAVAPMPEVGLVVFGTREALFRMKPDGSALQELAKLRRPVGRIQPVEIWGE; encoded by the coding sequence ATGAACTGGCTATTGATCAAAAAATTCCCGAAGTTCGCTATCGCGGCAGCAGTCCTCATCGTCGGCAATGGTCTATTTTTCCTGTGGTTACTGAGCCGCAGCCCTGAAACCCCTCCGGCAAGCGTCCAGCCGGTTGCGGCAGTTGAACCACAGAAGCAGATCATAGAGGAAAAGGTGGCATCGCTGCCTGCCAAAATGGGCTGGCTGGCGATGGTTGGCAGTGACCTGTATGATGTAAGCACGGGAGAACGCATCTTCCAGAACTGGATTGGCGGAATACCGCAGAAGCTTTTTTACCAGCAGGAGACAAACAAGCTGATGGTGCAGGTTGAGCGCGGCGTCATCCGCTATGGCATAGACGGCAAAAAGGATGCAGCGATGGGCGAGACATCGCCTCCGGCATTCTCACAGGACGGCAAGAAAGCAATGTTCATCCGTGACGGTGACATCTGGCTTGCCGATGTGGACTGGAAGGCGTTCGCTTTCATCAACGAGCGGCAGGCAACCAAGTTTGGGGAATTCCATGCAGGCTTCTTCGCAGCAAACCTCCAGCTTCACTCAGAAAATGCCTTGGCCGTGCGCCACAACAATGATTTCCTGCATGTCGATCTGAGGACAGGTGAAATCAAAAAGGTCAAGATCCCGCAAATGCATTTGATGAAGCGGCGGTCTCCAGATGGCCGCTTGGTCTTTGGTGAAGATCGCGGCAAACTCATTCTCTTCGATGTTGAAGGGGCGAGTGCGAGCGCGATTTCAGGGGTGCAGCAACGTGCAGTCGATTTCCAGTGGATAGACAATGACACCTGCGCCTTCATTCATGGGGGCGGGTCAATCGTTTCCGTTTATGACAGACAATCCGGCTCAGTGAAACAGGCTGCAACATTGCCTTTTAACTGTAACAAGATGGCGGGACCGTCGCCGGATGGCCGCTATGTGCTTTGTGCAGGGAATAGAGGCATTGCGGTCGTAGACCTCGAAGGGAAAAAAGCATCCGACTTTGGGATGCCTGCACAGCATTTTGGCTGGGTTAGTAATAACACCCTGATCTATTCGCGAGACATGCCGGACACGGCTACGCGAGGAACATGGCTACAAACCATTGGGGAGCCTGAGCGTCAAGTGATGGGTGATCCTTATATGGTGGGGAGTGACGGCGGTGCTGCGGTTGCCCCAATGCCGGAAGTTGGCCTTGTGGTCTTTGGCACAAGGGAAGCGCTTTTCCGAATGAAGCCGGATGGTTCAGCGCTTCAGGAACTTGCAAAACTCAGGCGTCCTGTGGGCAGGATTCAGCCCGTGGAGATCTGGGGCGAGTAG